The genomic DNA CCCGACCCTGATTGTCGATTTTCACGGCCTGAAAGGGTTCAGCGCGGCGCAGCTCGCCGAGAACCGGAAAAAGACATGGCCGTCCATTTGTTCGGCGCGTGTGGCATTCCCCGGCAGTTCCGGGGAGTTGTTCCCCGAGCATATGGCCTGGGCGCTGGCTGAACCGGCCAACCGCGAGAAGCTTGCCGAAGCGGTCATGGAGCATGCCGCTGACGTAGAATACATAGGGTTCCCGGCCGTACTCGGCGTGGACCCGAAACCGGTCATGGCCCACCTTGAGGAGCTGACCGGAAAACAGATTTTCGAGATCCCGACATTGCCGCCGTCCATCGCTGGACCGCGCCTTCGTGCCGCTTTTGATCGCGGACTCCCATCCCGGGGAGTGCGTACTCTCTCCCAGAAGATGGTTACGGGTGTGCGGATTGTGGACGGCGGCAAGTTTCAATTCGATGTCGGAACGGGCGTGGCCCGGACGACCGTTACGGCCAAGGCCGCGATTCTCGCTACCGGACGTTTCTTCGGCAAGGGGCTTCAGGCCGATATGAAGACAATCACCGAGCCGGTATTCAATCTGCCGGTGACACAGCCTGAGAGCCGTGAGGCATGGCATCGGGAACAGTTCTTCGACGTTGCCGGACACCCCGTGAACACGGCTGGCATCGAGGTGGACGACCGTCTCAGGCCTTTGAACGAAGCCGGTGAAGTCGCACATGAAAACCTGTATGCGGCGGGTGCGATTTTGGCCCATCATGACTGGACACGCATGAAATGCGGAGCCGGGATTGCCATTGCCACGGCGTTCAAGGCCGTCAGAGGACTGACCGAATAGGGAGCAGCGCAACTTCAGGCAGAAGGTAGGGAGGAATGGAGTTTTACGACATTGGTTTGACTTTGGCCTTCATCGTCTTCGGGGCGGGCGTCATCCGGCGCGCGTCACACTGGTTCTGTCTCCGTTCTTCCGGTTCGTTTTCTTTTACATTTGCAGGGGCAGTACGTGCGCTGATCGCGGACGTGCTGCTCCTTTTTCGTACGTTGCGTACCAGCCCGCTGAGGTGGGCGGCGCATTGTCTCGTCTTTTTCGGTTTCATGGGACTGCTGCTCTTTCATGCCATGGACGATACCGTCACAGCGGCATTTTTTCCCAACTACGAGCCGACTCTCGATCCATGGCAGTTCCTGCGAAATCTGTTCGGGGCCATGACACTTGTGGGGCTTGTTCTCATGGTGTTGCGGCGCGTGATGCAGGAAAAACTGCGCGCCCTGACCCGTTTTCAGGACTGGGCAGCCTTGCTGGTTGTCGGCTGCATCATTCTTTCCGGCTTCCTGCTCGAAGCGTCCAAGATCATTTCGCCCGTCGTGTTTGACGACATGGTGTATGAGTATTTC from uncultured Pseudodesulfovibrio sp. includes the following:
- the glpB gene encoding glycerol-3-phosphate dehydrogenase subunit GlpB; translated protein: MTTDNTIYDVMVIGSGFAGMAAAAFAVKAGLNVVQTGATGGIDFSTGFIDLMGVHPMSEGKRWKNPWQAIEAMLKDHPKHPYGYLSADEIRESLDAFTGFLSESGLEYVGHDDRNLCALTPAGTVKRTYRLPKSAWKGTEALERKAPTLIVDFHGLKGFSAAQLAENRKKTWPSICSARVAFPGSSGELFPEHMAWALAEPANREKLAEAVMEHAADVEYIGFPAVLGVDPKPVMAHLEELTGKQIFEIPTLPPSIAGPRLRAAFDRGLPSRGVRTLSQKMVTGVRIVDGGKFQFDVGTGVARTTVTAKAAILATGRFFGKGLQADMKTITEPVFNLPVTQPESREAWHREQFFDVAGHPVNTAGIEVDDRLRPLNEAGEVAHENLYAAGAILAHHDWTRMKCGAGIAIATAFKAVRGLTE